In the Ipomoea triloba cultivar NCNSP0323 chromosome 6, ASM357664v1 genome, one interval contains:
- the LOC116022640 gene encoding helicase and polymerase-containing protein TEBICHI isoform X2 — MASDAPRARIDQFFASKKKRKFESPALKSPRVNKDAKISIEGSPGTKGSLESYLVNSKDNSTPLHEAGGSAVKRNLTLDLGLISKHGKEVAVSSRQAHSQGFETTGEGQKFEVLSNTGFAARELPKDSLESTGVQENLELKQFASDFLSLYCSEVPPSESLPLQQNVHPNKRHASPSTCDLDVMTSKGRRPFTADGSHSSVEDNAASSPNKYLEDTCNNVAAKSAYAIVRSSEVNVDRLAEPQISLRKCNNVPVAEATESLTPGLSATKHVAGTPSSGHRTSIFSPGETFWNEAIEVADGLFAGNKKVAYQVTKETEALNTRHEILSSNNLKNGGCGNKSNKLIEGIADKVSGVGMVPAIVPIRKIGKELDKEVSPLPVKHFDFALEDKFFSQSKNCQILSGQQAQHVSAANQYVHSTCNEAQVNGSSHEENVGTSKYAASKSKVEVFVQDNGSPMFNTPTERSGDIKAISESSQDDTPSSFALQKDRLDLSNWLPPEICNVYKKKGISKLYTWQVDCLHVDGVLENRNLVYCASTSAGKSFVAEILMLRRILSKGKMAILVLPYVSICAEKADHLEVLLEPLGKQVGDRSRGYLLELLLTKLRYAAGEGNTESSSGESSGMSSGKADPAHGLQIVGMSATLPNVAAVADWLDAALYQTDFRPVPLEEYIKVGNTIYNRKMEIVRTMSKAAELGGKDPDHIVELCNEVVQDGHSVLIFCSSRKGCESTARHVAKYLKKFSISPHNNQTELFDIDSAIDALRRSPAGLDPILEETLPAGVAYHHAGLMVEERETVESCYRKGLVRVLTATSTLAAGVNLPARRVIFRQPRIGCDFIDGTRYRQMAGRAGRTGIDTKGESVLICKPEEIKRILRLINDSCPPLHSCLSDDKNGMIHAILEVVAGGIVQTANDIHRYVRCTLLNSTRPFEDVVKSAQDSLRWLCHRKFLEWSDDTKLYTTTPLGRASFGSCLSPEESLVVLDDLLRAREGFVLASDLHLVYLVTPINLEVEPDWDLYYSRFMELPTLDQSVGNRVGVQEPFLMRMAHGAAPVRSFNRSREGNKGLQVKLECKSGVSNHSVLSDEQVLRVSRRFFVALILTRLVQEVPVPEVCNAFKVTRGMVQGLQESAGRFASMVAVFCERLGWQDLEGLVAKFQNRVSFGVRAEIVELTTIPYVKGSRARALYKSGLRTPQAIAEASLPEIVKALFESSSWSEQGSVQRRMQLGVAKKIKNGARKIVLEKAEEARIAAFSAFKSLGLDVAPLSRPLLSTAAGNADRKQSSTSSDEKSTSSFVHPEHINHVVSTSANEGNEKINRVISAAGEENSKGRFSIQYNIAYGEAGEPVSAAEGYRSINSENETSTTLPLQFNSNEEKAYGEDIGHMVQKLHDRDGTSTRNDKNALESGPVNAVRSPGGFDTFLDLWDAAGEFYFDIHFNKRSELSTNVPFEIHGIAICWQNSPVYYVNFPKDLFWSNSKKNLLLSNVFGDNDALSPKHQWEMALQRWDRIRTIMGKNNVKKFTWNLKKQIQVLECPAVSILRFGSVNAVAKAEGLNLNEGYYILSPVHLQDAFDLCIVAWILWPDEEKGSSLSLEKEVKKRLSSEAAASANQNGRWKNQMRKAAHNGCCRRVAQTRALCLVLWKLLISEGLLKPLTAVEMPLVDILSDMELWGIGVDMEGCLRAREIVRRKLKCLEREAYMLAGMNFSLNTPADIANVLYNHLKLPVPNSDDKGKQHPSTDKHCLDLLRDEHPIIPVIKEHRTLAKLLNCTLGSICSLARLSMRTQRYTLHGHWLQTSTGTGRLSMEEPNLQCVEHMIDFKMNNNDKADGESDADHYKINARDFFVPTQENWLFLTADYSQIELRLMAHFSKDSSLIELLSNPHGDVFTMIAARWTGKSESIVSSKERDQTKRLVYGILYGMGSKSLAEQLGCSSDEAIEKIQSFKGSFPGVASWLQEAVSICREKGYVETLNGRKRFLSKIKFGNSKEKSKAQRQAVNSICQGSASDIIKIAMISVHSAIVKDIPKSRSNSALPENFDMLKGRCRIVLQVHDELVLEADPSVVKEAGMLLRTSMENAVSLLVPLRVKLMVGRTWGSLEPFLVEGSNSDVTVPTS; from the exons ATGGCTTCTGATGCTCCTCGAGCTCGGATTGACCAG TTCTTTGCatcaaagaagaagaggaaatttGAATCACCTGCTTTGAAATCTCCGAGAGTCAATAAGGATGCGAAGATTTCGATTGAAGGGTCTCCAGGCACCAAAGGCTCCCTGGAGAGTTATCTAGTCAATTCTAAGGACAATAGTACGCCTTTGCACGAGGCAGGTGGTTCAGCCGTTAAGAGAAATTTGACATTAGATCTAGGGCTAATTTCCAAACATGGAAAGGAAGTGGCTGTTTCTTCAAGGCAAGCACATTCTCAAGGTTTTGAAACTACTGGTGAAGGGCAGAAATTTGAAGTGTTATCCAATACAGGCTTTGCAGCTAGAGAGCTTCCTAAAGATTCCTTGGAGTCGACAGGAGTTCAGGAAAATTTAGAGCTTAAACAATTTGCTAGTGATTTCTTGTCATTATACTGCAG TGAAGTACCACCTAGTGAAAGTTTACCATTACAGCAAAATGTGCATCCTAATAAAAGGCATGCTAGCCCATCTACTTGTGATCTGGATGTTATGACATCAAAGGGAAGGAGGCCCTTTACTGCTGATGGGAGCCACTCTTCTGTTGAGGACAATGCAGCTAGCTCCCCTAATAAGTATCTTGAAGATACCTGTAATAATGTGGCTGCTAAGTCTGCATATGCAATTGTGCGTTCCAGTGAG GTGAATGTGGATAGACTTGCTGAACCTCAAATAAGCttgagaaaatgtaataatgtTCCTGTTGCTGAAGCAACTGAGTCTCTAACACCTGGTTTGTCTGCTACAAAACATGTGGCTGGTACTCCATCATCAGGACATAGGACCTCTATATTTTCACCGGGAGAAACTTTCTGGAATGAAGCAATTGAAGTTGCTGATGGGTTATTTGCTGGAAATAAGAAAGTTGCTTACCAAGTTACTAAAGAAACTGAAGCTTTGAATACCCGGCATGAGATACTTAGTTCCAACAATCTAAAAAATGGAGGATGTGGCaataaatcaaacaaattaattgaAGGAATTGCAGATAAAGTTTCTGGTGTGGGAATGGTTCCTGCTATTGTGCCAATAAGGAAGATTGGTAAGGAATTGGATAAAGAAGTCTCTCCATTGCCTGTAAAGCATTTTGACTTTGCTTTAGAGGacaaatttttttctcaaagtaAGAATTGCCAGATTCTCAGTGGGCAGCAAGCCCAGCATGTTTCTGCAGCTAATCAATATGTTCACAGCACCTGCAATGAAGCTCAAGTAAATGGATCTTCACATGAGGAAAATGTTGGCACCTCAAAATATGCTGCTTCTAAAAGTAAAGTGGAAGTCTTTGTGCAAGACAATGGTAGCCCAATGTTTAATACACCAACCGAGAGATCAGGTGATATCAAAGCTATTTCTGAATCAAGTCAAGATGATACTCCTTCAAGTTTTGCCCTGCAAAAGGATCGTTTAGATCTTAGCAATTGGCTTCCACCTGAAATATGTAATGTATACAAGAAGAAGGGTATATCAAAATTGTATACATGGCAG gTTGATTGCCTGCATGTGGATGGTGTTCTGGAGAACAGGAATCTGGTTTATTGTGCCTCTACAAG TGCTGGTAAAAGCTTTGTTGCTGAAATTTTAATGTTACGGCGAATCTTATCAAAGGGAAAAATGGCAATCCTTGTACTGCCATATGTATCCATCTGTGCAGAAAAG GCAGATCACCTAGAGGTCCTTTTAGAACCACTTGGGAAGCAG GTTGGTGATCGGAGCAGAGGTTATTTACTGGAGCTATTGCTGACAAAGCTTCGGTATGCAGCTGGTGAAGGCAACACAGAATCATCCAGTGGAGAAAGTTCAGGTATGAGCAGCGGGAAAGCTGACCCTGCTCATGGTCTTCAAATTGTTGGAATGAGTGCAACTTTGCCAAATGTGGCTGCAGTCGCTGATTGGCTTGAT GCAGCTTTGTACCAAACAGATTTCCGCCCTGTTCCATTAGAGGAGTACATTAAAGTAGGTAACACAATTTATAACAGAAAGATGGAAATTGTAAGGACAATGTCAAAAGCTGCTGAGCTTGGTGGCAAAGATCCAGATCATATTGTTGAGCTGTGCAATGAG GTTGTTCAAGATGGTCATTCCGTGCTAATTTTTTGTTCCAGTCGAAAAGGATGTGAATCAACTGCTAGGCATGTTGCAAAGTACTTGAAGAAATTCTCAATCAGCCCTCACAACAACCAGACTGAATTGTTTGATATTGATTCTGCCATTGATGCCCTGCGAAGATCTCCTGCAGGCTTGGATCCTATACTAGAAGAGACTCTTCCAGCTGGTGTTGCCTACCACCATGCTGGACTTATG GTTGAGGAAAGAGAGACTGTTGAAAGTTGTTATCGCAAAGGACTTGTACGAGTTTTAACTGCTACGTCAACTCTTGCTGCTGGAGTTAACCTCCCTGCCCGGAGAGTTATTTTCCGACAACCCCGTATTGGGTGCGACTTTATTGATGGAACAAGGTACAGGCAGATGGCTGGTCGTGCTGGCCGGACAGGAATTGATACAAAAGGAGAGAGT GTGCTGATTTGCAAACCAgaggaaataaaaagaatacTGAGACTCATAAATGACAGCTGCCCACCATTGCATTCTTGTCTGTCAGATGATAAGAATGGAATGATCCATGCAATATTAGAGGTTGTTGCTGGTGGCATTGTTCAGACCGCTAATGATATTCACCGATATGTTAGATGTACCCTTCTTAATTCAACAAGACCATTTGAAGATGTGGTAAAATCAGCACAAGATTCTCTTCGATGGTTATGCCACAGGAAATTTCTTGAATGGAGTGATGATACAAAATTATACACTACCACACCTCTCGGTCGAGCATCTTTTGGTAGTTGTCTCTCTCCAGAAGAATCACTT GTTGTATTGGATGATCTGTTGAGGGCAAGAGAAGGTTTTGTACTTGCATCTGATCTGCATCTGGTTTACTTAGTCACACCCATTAATCTTGAGGTTGAACCGGATTGGGATTTGTATTATTCAAGGTTCATGGAATTGCCTACTTTAGATCAG TCTGTTGGCAATCGAGTTGGTGTTCAAGAACCCTTTTTGATGCGGATGGCTCATGGAGCTGCTCCAGTTCGCAGCTTCAATAGATCAAGGGAGGGTAATAAGGGATTGCAGGTAAAGCTTGAGTGCAAATCTGGGGTTTCAAATCATAGCGTGCTTTCAGATGAACAAGTGCTACGGGTGTCTAGGAGGTTTTTTGTGGCTCTAATACTAACAAGACTTGTACAG GAAGTGCCTGTTCCGGAGGTTTGCAATGCTTTCAAAGTGACTAGGGGCATGGTTCAGGGACTGCAAGAAAGTGCTGGGAGGTTTGCATCTATGGTGGCTGTCTTTTGTGAAAGGCTTGGTTGGCAGGACCTTGAAGGCTTAGTTGCCAAATTCCAAAATCGTGTTTCCTTTGGAGTCAGGGCAGAGATTGTGGAGCTCACTACCATACCTTATGTTAAG GGTTCCCGAGCTAGAGCACTTTACAAATCTGGTTTGCGGACTCCTCAAGCAATTGCAGAAGCATCACTTCCTGAAATTGTGAAAGCACTTTTTGAATCTTCGTCATGGTCTGAACAAG GATCTGTACAGCGGAGGATGCAATTGGGAGTTgccaaaaagattaaaaatggtGCGCGCAAGATTGTTCTTGAGAAAGCTGAAGAGGCAAGAATTGCTGCATTCTCAGCTTTCAAGTCACTTGGACTTGATGTGGCACCGCTTTCTCGACCTCTTCTGTCAACTGCTGCAGGAAATGCTGATAGGAAACAATCAAGCACCTCTTCTGACGAAAAGTCAACTAGCAGTTTTGTTCATCCGGAGCATATAAACCATGTAGTTTCGACATCAGCCAACGAAGGAAATGAGAAGATAAATAGGGTTATTTCAGCAGCAGGAGAAGAAAATTCTAAAGGTAGATTTtctatacaatataatattgctTATGGTGAGGCAGGTGAGCCTGTTTCAGCTGCAGAAGGGTATAGAAGTATCAATTCTGAAAATGAAACAAGCACTACTCTTCCTCTTCAGTTCAATAGCAATGAAGAAAAAGCCTATGGTGAGGATATTGGTCATATGGTGCAGAAGCTGCATGACAGGGATGGAACTAGTACCAGAAATGACAAGAATGCACTGGAGAGCGGTCCAGTTAATGCAGTTAGGAGTCCTGGGGGATTTGATACTTTCTTGGATCTCTGGGACGCTGCTGGAGAATTCTATTTTGATATCCACTTCAACAAAAGATCTGAACTGAGCACCAATGTTCCTTTTGAAATTCATGGCATAGCAATCTGTTGGCAAAATTCTCCTGTGTATTATGTCAATTTTCCCAAAGATTTATTTTGGTCAAACAGCAAAAAAAATCTTCTGCTGTCCAATGTTTTTGGTGATAATGATGCTCTATCACCAAAGCATCAATGGGAGATGGCGTTACAACGATGGGATAGAATTAGAACTATAATGGGGAAAAACAATGTAAAAAAGTTCACTTGGAACTTGAAAAAACAGATTCAGGTGCTTGAGTGCCCTGCTGTTTCAATTCTGAGATTTGGTTCAGTGAATGCTGTGGCCAAAGCTGAGGGTTTGAATCTAAATGAAGGGTATTATATTTTGTCTCCTGTCCACTTACAAGATGCATTTGATCTTTGCATTGTGGCATGGATTCTTTGGCCTGATGAGGAGAAGGGTTCTAGTCTTAGTCTAGAGAAG GAAGTCAAGAAGAGGTTATCAAGTGAGGCTGCTGCATCTGCTAACCAGAATGGTAGATGGAAGAACCAAATGCGAAAAGCTGCTCATAATGGTTGTTGCCGCCGAGTTGCACAAACACGGGCCTTGTGTTTGGTTCTTTGGAAACTACTAATATCTGAAGGTCTTCTTAAGCCTCTTACAGCTGTGGAGATGCCATTG GTTGATATTCTTTCAGATATGGAGCTGTGGGGAATTGGTGTTGACATGGAAGGCTGCCTACGAGCTCGGGAAATCGTGAGAAGAAAGCTAAAGTGTTTGGAGAGGGAAGCTTACATGCTGGCTGGCATGAACTTTTCATTGAATACTCCTGCAGACATCGCAAATGTACTTTATAACCACTTAAAGCTTCCTGTTCCAAACAGTGATGACAAAGGGAAACAACACCCCAGCACTGATAAACATTGTTTGGATTTGCTAAG GGATGAGCATCCTATTATTCCTGTTATCAAAGAGCACAGAACACTGGCAAAACTCTTGAATTGTACATTGGGTTCAATTTGTTCACTTGCTAGGCTATCTATGAGGACACAGAGGTATACACTGCATGGTCATTGGCTGCAGACATCAACAGGTACAGGACGGCTTTCAATGGAGGAACCGAATCTCCAG TGTGTTGAACATATGATTGATTTCAAGATGAATAACAATGATAAAGCTGATGGTGAGTCAGATGCTGACCATTACAAGATCAATGCTCGTGACTTCTTTGTGCCTACTCAG GAGAACTGGCTATTTCTAACAGCAGACTACTCTCAGATTGAACTGAGACTTATGGCCCATTTCTCTAAAGATTCCTCTTTGATTGAGCTCCTAAGTAATCCCCATGGTGATGTTTTCACCATGATTGCAGCAAGGTGGACAGGGAAATCAGAGTCTATTGTGAGCTCAAAAGAGCGAGACCAAACTAAGAGGTTGGTTTATGGCATTCTGTATGGAATGGGATCTAAATCTCTTGCTGAACAATTGGGCTGCAGTTCAGATGAAGCTATTGAAAAAATTCAAAGCTTCAAAGGCTCTTTTCCCGGTGTTGCTTCCTGGCTACAAGAAGCAGTTTCTATCTGTCGTGAGAAAGG TTATGTGGAGACCCTTAATGGACGAAAGCGTTTCTtgtcaaaaatcaaatttggaaACAGTAAAGAAAAATCTAAAGCTCAGCGGCAGGCTGTGAATTCAATCTGTCAG GGGTCTGCCTCTGATATTATCAAAATAGCAATGATAAGTGTCCACTCTGCAATTGTCAAGGATATTCCAAAGTCTAGATCTAATTCTGCATTGCCTGAAAACTTTGACATGCTTAAAGGGAGATGCCGAATCGTCCTACAG GTTCACGATGAACTTGTCCTTGAAGCTGATCCTTCTGTTGTCAAGGAAGCTGGAATGTTGCTCCGTACAAGCATGGAAAATGCAGTATCACTTCTTG TACCCCTTCGCGTCAAACTGATGGTTGGAAGAACATGGGGATCTTTGGAGCCTTTCCTCGTTGAAGGATCTAATAGTGATGTTACAGTACCTACTTCATAA